A genomic region of Mus musculus strain C57BL/6J chromosome 7, GRCm38.p6 C57BL/6J contains the following coding sequences:
- the Fgf21 gene encoding fibroblast growth factor 21 precursor, with the protein MEWMRSRVGTLGLWVRLLLAVFLLGVYQAYPIPDSSPLLQFGGQVRQRYLYTDDDQDTEAHLEIREDGTVVGAAHRSPESLLELKALKPGVIQILGVKASRFLCQQPDGALYGSPHFDPEACSFRELLLEDGYNVYQSEAHGLPLRLPQKDSPNQDATSWGPVRFLPMPGLLHEPQDQAGFLPPEPPDVGSSDPLSMVEPLQGRSPSYAS; encoded by the exons ATGGAATGGATGAGATCTAGAGTTGGGACCCTGGGACTGTGGGTCCGACTGCTGCTGGCTGTCTTCCTGCTGGGGGTCTACCAAGCATACCCCATCCCTGACTCCAGCCCCCTCCTCCAGTTTGGGGGTCAAGTCCGGCAGAGGTACCTCTACACAGATGACGACCAAGACACTGAAGCCCACCTGGAGATCAGGGAGGATGGAACAGTGGTAGGCGCAGCACACCGCAGTCCAGAAA GTCTCCTGGAGCTCAAAGCCTTGAAGCCAGGGGTCATTCAAATCCTGGGTGTCAAAGCCTCTAGGTTTCTTTGCCAACAGCCAGATGGAGCTCTCTATGGATCG CCTCACTTTGATCCTGAGGCCTGCAGCTTCAGAGAACTGCTGCTGGAGGACGGTTACAATGTGTACCAGTCTGAAGCCCATGGCCTGCCCCTGCGTCTGCCTCAGAAGGACTCCCCAAACCAGGATGCAACATCCTGGGGACCTGTGCGCTTCCTGCCCATGCCAGGCCTGCTCCACGAGCCCCAAGACCAAGCAGGATTCCTGCCCCCAGAGCCCCCAGATGTGGGCTCCTCTGACCCCCTGAGCATGGTAGAGCCTTTACAGGGCCGAAGCCCCAGCTATGCGTCCTGA
- the Fut1 gene encoding galactoside alpha-(1,2)-fucosyltransferase 1 isoform 1 (isoform 1 is encoded by transcript variant 1), protein MWTPSRRQLCLAFLLVCVLSAGSFFFHLNGGNFFRNGLTLSVLCSDYHLLKSPVAMVCLPHPLQTSNGSPSCPEQSSSLSGTWTITPGGRFGNQMGQYATLLALAQLNGRQAFIQPEMHAALAPVFRISLPVLDPEVDSLTPWQHLVLHDWMSEEYSHLEDPFLKLSGFPCSWTFFHHLREQIRREFTLHNHLREGAQYLLSGLRIGPAGIRPHTFVGVHVRRGDYLEVMPNRWKGVVGDRAYLQQAMDWFRARHKDPIFVVTSNGMKWCLENIDTSHGDVVFAGNGQEGTPGKDFALLTQCNHTIMTIGTFGFWAAYLAGGDTVYLANFTLPDSEFLKIFRPEAAFLPEWVGINADLSPLQAQFDPWKPDSLFRLV, encoded by the coding sequence ATGTGGACTCCCAGCCGGAGGCAGCTCTGCCTGGCATTTCTGTTGGTCTGTGTGCTCTCTGCCGGCTCCTTCTTTTTCCACCTGAATGGAGGAAACTTCTTTCGAAATGGTCTAACTCTCTCTGTCCTGTGTTCAGACTATCACCTGCTGAAGTCCCCAGTGGCCATGGTATGCCTACCTCATCCATTGCAGACATCTAATGGCTCCCCTTCCTGTCCTGAGCAGTCCTCCTCACTCTCTGGGACTTGGACAATCACCCCAGGAGGCAGGTTTGGTAACCAGATGGGGCAGTATGCTACATTGCTGGCCCTAGCCCAGCTCAATGGTCGCCAAGCCTTCATCCAACCTGAGATGCATGCCGCCCTGGCCCCCGTGTTCCGAATCTCCCTGCCAGTGCTGGACCCTGAGGTGGACAGCCTCACACCTTGGCAGCACTTAGTCCTACATGACTGGATGTCAGAGGAGTACTCCCATCTGGAGGACCCATTTCTCAAGCTGTCTGGTTTCCCCTGCTCTTGGACCTTTTTCCATCATCTTCGGGAACAGATTCGTAGGGAATTCACTCTGCATAACCATCTACGGGAAGGTGCCCAGTACCTGTTGAGCGGGCTCCGTATAGGCCCGGCGGGCATCCGCCCTCATACCTTTGTGGGTGTCCATGTGCGTCGTGGAGACTATCTGGAGGTGATGCCCAATCGCTGGAAGGGTGTGGTGGGTGACCGAGCTTACCTCCAGCAAGCCATGGACTGGTTCCGGGCCCGACACAAAGACCCCATCTTTGTGGTCACCAGCAATGGCATGAAATGGTGTTTGGAGAACATTGACACATCCCATGGTGATGTGGTCTTCGCTGGCAATGGACAGGAGGGTACACCGGGGAAGGACTTTGCACTTCTCACACAGTGTAACCACACCATCATGACTATTGGCACCTTTGGCTTCTGGGCTGCCTACTTAGCTGGTGGAGACACGGTCTACCTTGCAAACTTCACCCTGCCAGATTCGGAGTTTCTGAAGATCTTCAGGCCTGAGGCTGCCTTCCTGCCTGAGTGGGTGGGCATCAATGCAGACTTGTCCCCGCTGCAGGCTCAATTTGACCCCTGGAAGCCAGACAGTCTTTTTAGATTGGTCTGA
- the Fut1 gene encoding galactoside alpha-(1,2)-fucosyltransferase 1 isoform 2 (isoform 2 is encoded by transcript variant 2), with amino-acid sequence MVCLPHPLQTSNGSPSCPEQSSSLSGTWTITPGGRFGNQMGQYATLLALAQLNGRQAFIQPEMHAALAPVFRISLPVLDPEVDSLTPWQHLVLHDWMSEEYSHLEDPFLKLSGFPCSWTFFHHLREQIRREFTLHNHLREGAQYLLSGLRIGPAGIRPHTFVGVHVRRGDYLEVMPNRWKGVVGDRAYLQQAMDWFRARHKDPIFVVTSNGMKWCLENIDTSHGDVVFAGNGQEGTPGKDFALLTQCNHTIMTIGTFGFWAAYLAGGDTVYLANFTLPDSEFLKIFRPEAAFLPEWVGINADLSPLQAQFDPWKPDSLFRLV; translated from the coding sequence ATGGTATGCCTACCTCATCCATTGCAGACATCTAATGGCTCCCCTTCCTGTCCTGAGCAGTCCTCCTCACTCTCTGGGACTTGGACAATCACCCCAGGAGGCAGGTTTGGTAACCAGATGGGGCAGTATGCTACATTGCTGGCCCTAGCCCAGCTCAATGGTCGCCAAGCCTTCATCCAACCTGAGATGCATGCCGCCCTGGCCCCCGTGTTCCGAATCTCCCTGCCAGTGCTGGACCCTGAGGTGGACAGCCTCACACCTTGGCAGCACTTAGTCCTACATGACTGGATGTCAGAGGAGTACTCCCATCTGGAGGACCCATTTCTCAAGCTGTCTGGTTTCCCCTGCTCTTGGACCTTTTTCCATCATCTTCGGGAACAGATTCGTAGGGAATTCACTCTGCATAACCATCTACGGGAAGGTGCCCAGTACCTGTTGAGCGGGCTCCGTATAGGCCCGGCGGGCATCCGCCCTCATACCTTTGTGGGTGTCCATGTGCGTCGTGGAGACTATCTGGAGGTGATGCCCAATCGCTGGAAGGGTGTGGTGGGTGACCGAGCTTACCTCCAGCAAGCCATGGACTGGTTCCGGGCCCGACACAAAGACCCCATCTTTGTGGTCACCAGCAATGGCATGAAATGGTGTTTGGAGAACATTGACACATCCCATGGTGATGTGGTCTTCGCTGGCAATGGACAGGAGGGTACACCGGGGAAGGACTTTGCACTTCTCACACAGTGTAACCACACCATCATGACTATTGGCACCTTTGGCTTCTGGGCTGCCTACTTAGCTGGTGGAGACACGGTCTACCTTGCAAACTTCACCCTGCCAGATTCGGAGTTTCTGAAGATCTTCAGGCCTGAGGCTGCCTTCCTGCCTGAGTGGGTGGGCATCAATGCAGACTTGTCCCCGCTGCAGGCTCAATTTGACCCCTGGAAGCCAGACAGTCTTTTTAGATTGGTCTGA
- the Izumo1 gene encoding izumo sperm-egg fusion protein 1 precursor: MGPHFTLLLAALANCLCPGRPCIKCDQFVTDALKTFENTYLNDHLPHDIHKNVMRMVNHEVSSFGVVTSAEDSYLGAVDENTLEQATWSFLKDLKRITDSDLKGELFIKELLWMLRHQKDIFNNLARQFQKEVLCPNKCGVMSQTLIWCLKCEKQLHICRKSLDCGERHIEVHRSEDLVLDCLLSWHRASKGLTDYSFYRVWENSSETLIAKGKEPYLTKSMVGPEDAGNYRCVLDTINQGHATVIRYDVTVLPPKHSEENQPPNIITQEEHETPVHVTPQTPPGQEPESELYPELHPELYPELIPTVAQNPEKKMKTRLLILLTLGFVVLVASIIISVLHFRKVSAKLKNASDEVKPTASGSKSDQSLSQQMGLKKASQADFNSDYSGDKSEATEN, encoded by the exons ATGGGGCCGCATTTTACACTCTTGCTGGCAGCTCTTGCCAACTGCCTGTGTCCAGGGAGGCCCTGCATCAAATGTGACCAGTTTGTGACAGATGCGCTAAAGACTTTCGAAAACACTTACCTGAATGACCACCTGCCACACGACATTCACAAAAATGTAATGAGGATGGTGAACCATGAAGTATCGAGCTTCGGCGTAGTCACTTCGGCTGAGGATTCCTATTTGGGGGCCGTGG aCGAGAACACACTGGAACAAGCAACCTGGAGTtttctgaaggatctgaagcgtATTACAGACAGTGACTTAAAAG GAGAGCTCTTTATAAAGGAACTATTGTGGATGCTTCGTCATCAAAAGGACATCTTTAACAATCTTGCTAGACAGTTCCAAAAGGAAG TTCTTTGTCCCAACAAATGCG GAGTGATGTCGCAGACTTTGATCTGGTGTCTTAAGTGCGAAAAGCAGTTGCACATTTGTCGGAAATCCCTAGATTGTGGAG AGCGCCACATAGAGGTACATCGCTCGGAAGACCTGGTCCTGGACTGTCTGCTCAGTTGGCATCGTGCTTCTAAGGGACTTACAGATTACAGTTTTTACAGG GTTTGGGAGAACAGTTCTGAGACCTTGATTGCCAAGGGGAAAGAACCATATCTGACCAAGTCGATGGTGGGTCCAGAGGATGCTGGCAACTACCGCTGTGTGCTAGATACCATCAACCAAGGTCATGCCACCGTCATCCGCTACGATGTCACAG TATTGCCCCCAAAGCATTCAGAGGAAAACCAACCACCGAACATCATAACCCAAGAGGAGCACGAGACTCCTGTCCACGTGACTCCACAGACACCACCGGGGCAGGAGCCAGAGTCGGAGCTGTACCCGGAGCTGCACCCAGAGTTGTACCCGGAGCTCATACCTACAGTCGCTCAAAAtccagagaaaaaaatgaaaactcgCCTCTTAATACTGTTGACCCTTGGCTTTGTGGTTCTTGTGGCCAGCATCATTATCTC GGTACTTCACTTTAGGAAAGTCAGCGCTAAATTGAAGAATGCAAGTGACGAAGTCAAACCCACCGCGTCAGGATCCAAGTCAGATCAGAGTTTGTCCCAACAGATGGGATTGAAGAAGGCCTCTCAGGCAGATTTTAACTCTGACTACTCTGGAGATAAGAGCGAGGCAACAGAAAACTAA